From the genome of Variovorax sp. RA8, one region includes:
- a CDS encoding DesA family fatty acid desaturase, with translation MLLPDSALLSAAIDWLGNGLWDLTWWQVVLYTLFTTHITIAAVTIFLHRTQTHRAMDLGPIPSHFFRFWLWLGTGMVTKEWVAIHRKHHAKCETEEDPHSPQIKGIDEVLWRGAELYRAESKNKETMERYGHGTPDDWLERNLYSRYSWQGVGLMLVLNLALFGALGMAVWAVQMLWIPITAAGVINGIGHYWGYRNFEAPDASRNIMPWGLIIGGEELHNNHHTYPTSAKFSVKKYEFDIGWIYISLMQKIGWAKVKKVPPKMQLGDIQPVADEKTLEAVIANRYEVMAGYAREMRRATKQELALLKDKGADLSALKAAKRWLHRDDDKVPATVRSNLVQARAAHPVLDKMVTMREELRQLWLNTSQSREQLAADLAAWCHRAEASGIAGLRDFSTRLRAARA, from the coding sequence ATGTTGCTTCCTGACTCTGCCCTCCTGAGCGCGGCCATCGACTGGCTCGGGAACGGCCTGTGGGATCTCACGTGGTGGCAGGTCGTGCTGTACACGCTGTTCACCACGCACATCACCATCGCTGCGGTCACGATCTTCCTGCACCGCACCCAGACGCACCGGGCCATGGATCTGGGCCCGATCCCTTCCCATTTCTTCCGCTTCTGGCTCTGGCTCGGCACGGGCATGGTGACCAAGGAGTGGGTGGCGATCCATCGCAAGCACCACGCCAAGTGCGAGACCGAGGAAGATCCCCACAGCCCGCAGATCAAGGGCATCGACGAGGTGCTCTGGCGCGGCGCCGAGCTGTACCGCGCCGAGTCGAAGAACAAGGAGACGATGGAGCGCTACGGCCACGGGACTCCGGACGACTGGCTCGAGCGCAATCTCTATTCGCGCTACAGCTGGCAGGGCGTGGGCCTGATGCTGGTGCTCAACCTGGCGCTCTTCGGTGCGCTCGGCATGGCGGTCTGGGCGGTCCAGATGCTGTGGATCCCGATCACTGCGGCCGGCGTCATCAACGGCATTGGCCATTACTGGGGCTACCGCAACTTCGAGGCACCCGACGCCAGCCGCAACATCATGCCCTGGGGCCTGATCATCGGCGGCGAGGAACTGCACAACAATCACCACACCTATCCCACCTCGGCCAAGTTCTCGGTCAAGAAGTACGAGTTCGACATCGGCTGGATCTACATCAGCCTGATGCAAAAGATCGGCTGGGCGAAGGTCAAGAAGGTCCCGCCGAAGATGCAGTTGGGCGACATCCAGCCGGTGGCCGACGAGAAGACGCTGGAAGCCGTCATCGCCAATCGCTACGAAGTGATGGCCGGGTACGCCCGTGAGATGCGCCGCGCCACCAAGCAGGAACTGGCATTGCTCAAGGACAAGGGCGCCGACCTGTCTGCGCTGAAGGCCGCCAAGCGCTGGCTGCATCGCGACGACGACAAGGTGCCGGCCACTGTCCGTTCGAACCTGGTGCAGGCCCGTGCGGCCCACCCGGTGCTGGACAAGATGGTGACAATGCGCGAGGAGCTGCGCCAGCTCTGGCTCAACACCTCGCAGTCGCGCGAACAGCTGGCCGCCGATCTGGCTGCCTGGTGCCATCGCGCGGAAGCCAGCGGCATTGCGGGGCTGCGCGACTTCTCGACCCGACTGCGCGCCGCACGCGCCTGA
- a CDS encoding DNA translocase FtsK, which translates to MTYSLNTLQSSASGETQPVRTRAMRFAHEITLIAGFVALLFWLLAMLSFTPSDAAWSTSGTGGEVKNWGGRIGAWLADASYFLAGYSVWWCLAAGLRVWLSSLAGWMRGSEAAHEQPPRGRFNRSRVAFWFGLVLLLCASVVLEWSRLYRLESHLPGHGGGVLGYLVGPLSVKWMGFTGSALIAIAAGVIGSALVFRFSWSQIAERIGSRLYSLFESRREKREIAEDIAMGKKAVREREELASVEQGDEPDSPDEELRIVPRLKRRPPAPPVQIEPAMTEVPKSDRVAKERQKPLFRELPDSKLPQVDLLDAAQGRQETVSADTLEMTSRLIEKKLKDFGVEVRVVLASPGPVITRYEIEPATGVKGSQIVNLAKDLARSLSLVSIRVVETIPGKNYMALELPNAKRQSIRLSEILGSQIYNEGKSMLTMGLGKDIIGNPVVADLAKMPHVLVAGTTGSGKSVGINAMILSLLYKAEARDVRLLMIDPKMLEMSVYEGIPHLLAPVVTDMRQAAHGLNWCVAEMERRYKLMSKLGVRNLAGYNTKIDEAKAREEFIYNPFSLTPDDPEPLKREPHIVVVIDELADLMMVVGKKIEELIARLAQKARAAGIHLILATQRPSVDVITGLIKANIPTRIAFQVSSKIDSRTILDQMGAEALLGMGDMLYMPSGTGLPVRVHGAFVSDDEVHRVVAYLKSQGEPDYIEGVLEGGTVDGDGDLLGEGGGEGGEKDPMYDQAVEIVLKNRKASISLVQRHLKIGYNRAARLVEDMEHAGLVSAMSGSGQREILVPARAE; encoded by the coding sequence ATGACCTATTCGCTCAATACCCTTCAATCCTCCGCGTCAGGCGAAACGCAGCCCGTGCGGACGCGCGCGATGCGCTTCGCGCACGAGATCACGCTGATCGCCGGCTTCGTCGCGCTGCTGTTCTGGCTGCTCGCCATGCTGAGCTTCACGCCGTCGGACGCCGCCTGGTCCACCTCGGGTACTGGCGGCGAGGTCAAGAACTGGGGCGGCCGCATCGGCGCATGGCTGGCCGACGCCAGCTATTTCCTCGCCGGCTACTCGGTCTGGTGGTGCCTTGCGGCCGGCCTGCGCGTGTGGCTGTCCTCGCTGGCCGGCTGGATGCGGGGCAGCGAAGCTGCGCACGAGCAGCCGCCGCGTGGCCGCTTCAACCGCAGCCGCGTGGCCTTCTGGTTCGGCCTGGTGCTGCTGCTGTGCGCCAGCGTGGTGCTCGAATGGTCGCGCCTCTATCGGCTCGAATCGCACCTGCCCGGCCATGGCGGCGGCGTGCTCGGCTATCTGGTCGGTCCGCTCAGCGTGAAGTGGATGGGCTTCACCGGCTCGGCGCTGATCGCCATCGCTGCCGGCGTGATCGGCTCGGCCCTGGTGTTCCGCTTCTCCTGGAGCCAGATTGCCGAGCGCATTGGTTCGCGCCTGTATTCGCTCTTCGAGTCGCGCCGCGAGAAGCGCGAGATCGCCGAGGACATCGCGATGGGCAAGAAGGCGGTGCGCGAGCGCGAGGAACTGGCTTCTGTGGAGCAGGGCGACGAGCCCGATTCGCCCGACGAGGAGTTGCGCATCGTGCCGCGCCTCAAGCGGCGGCCGCCTGCACCGCCGGTGCAGATCGAGCCCGCCATGACCGAGGTGCCAAAGAGCGACCGCGTTGCCAAGGAACGCCAGAAGCCCTTGTTCCGCGAGCTGCCCGACAGCAAGCTGCCGCAGGTGGACCTGCTCGATGCCGCGCAGGGACGCCAGGAAACCGTGTCGGCCGACACGCTGGAAATGACTTCGCGCCTGATTGAAAAGAAGTTGAAGGACTTCGGAGTGGAGGTCCGCGTGGTGCTGGCCTCTCCCGGCCCGGTGATCACGCGCTACGAGATCGAGCCGGCCACCGGCGTCAAGGGTTCGCAGATCGTCAACCTGGCGAAGGACCTGGCGCGCTCGCTGTCGCTGGTCTCCATCCGCGTGGTCGAGACCATCCCGGGCAAGAACTACATGGCGCTCGAGCTGCCCAACGCCAAGCGCCAGTCGATCCGGCTCAGCGAAATCCTCGGTTCGCAGATCTACAACGAGGGCAAGTCGATGCTCACGATGGGCCTGGGCAAGGACATCATCGGCAACCCGGTCGTTGCCGACCTCGCGAAGATGCCGCATGTGCTGGTGGCCGGCACCACCGGCTCCGGCAAGTCGGTAGGCATCAACGCGATGATCCTGAGCCTGCTCTACAAGGCCGAGGCGCGCGATGTACGCCTGCTCATGATCGATCCGAAGATGCTGGAAATGTCGGTCTACGAGGGAATCCCGCACCTGCTCGCACCGGTGGTCACCGACATGCGCCAGGCGGCACATGGCCTCAACTGGTGCGTGGCCGAGATGGAGCGCCGCTACAAGCTGATGAGCAAGCTGGGCGTGCGCAACCTTGCGGGGTACAACACCAAGATCGACGAGGCGAAGGCGCGCGAGGAGTTCATCTACAACCCCTTCAGCCTGACGCCGGACGATCCCGAGCCGCTCAAGCGCGAGCCCCACATCGTGGTCGTGATCGACGAACTCGCCGACCTGATGATGGTGGTGGGCAAGAAGATCGAGGAGCTGATCGCCCGCCTTGCGCAGAAGGCGCGCGCCGCCGGCATCCACCTGATCCTCGCCACGCAGCGGCCCAGCGTGGACGTGATCACCGGCCTGATCAAGGCCAACATTCCCACCCGCATCGCCTTTCAGGTCTCGAGCAAGATCGACTCGCGCACCATCCTCGACCAGATGGGCGCCGAGGCTCTGCTGGGCATGGGCGACATGCTCTATATGCCGAGCGGCACCGGCCTGCCGGTGCGCGTGCACGGTGCCTTCGTGAGCGACGACGAGGTACACCGTGTCGTCGCCTACCTCAAGTCCCAAGGGGAACCGGACTACATCGAAGGGGTGCTCGAAGGGGGAACCGTCGACGGCGATGGCGATCTACTCGGTGAAGGCGGCGGCGAAGGCGGCGAAAAGGACCCGATGTACGACCAGGCGGTCGAGATCGTGCTCAAGAACCGCAAGGCCAGCATCTCGCTGGTGCAGCGCCACCTGAAGATCGGCTACAACCGCGCCGCGCGGCTGGTCGAGGACATGGAACACGCCGGGCTGGTGAGCGCGATGAGCGGCAGCGGCCAGCGCGAGATCCTGGTGCCGGCGCGTGCCGAATGA
- a CDS encoding M48 family metalloprotease, translated as MDRADFVHLVRLSEHASADDSQGYRRGVAIFAALGYLWVIACLALAVGIIAWVLLSLGQGRFNFTRGWLLLFAFGLLWATLRALWVRLEEPQGVRLAPEDAPLLFEGLDRIRQKIDGPPVHHVYLDGEFNASIRQLPRFGLFGGAVNYLSVGLPLLMALDRRRLLSVLAHEYGHLRGNHGKLSAWIYRTRLSWLKLDANLQNDSGVVALASQAFFRWYFPRFAAKTFALARQDEYEADRVSARLLGPGVAAAALTEIAVKSNWYANEFWLAHWARASAEALPAGPFASMEVQLIEPVAPGVAREALRGALRRVSDIDDTHPVLRDRLEALDEKAALPAWSAKSALGLLADRARWIEHFDADWRRAHAADWKQHHAYLQRVRQRAGALAAGAGRNNADEMVEWADCERRLDAGANVRRHYERALQITPDHPGALRGLAQMLPPKDRTARLAVLHRLHESSTASRWWAARNAVALLEDPDAGPHDEASLKQWRERMKAAEEAEQRAWEEITSTPFFSQIAHHDLNDFELGELRADLVRCNAVARAWLVRKNLREFPWRRAYVVFLEVPGRSDEERWNLCRELEQTLSLPGAALVLWAGHSPTLAEIEQQAFAPVWTRTAG; from the coding sequence ATGGATCGCGCCGATTTTGTTCACCTCGTGCGATTGAGCGAGCATGCCAGTGCGGACGACAGCCAGGGCTATCGCCGCGGGGTCGCGATCTTCGCCGCGTTGGGTTATCTGTGGGTGATCGCCTGCCTGGCGCTGGCGGTCGGCATCATCGCGTGGGTGCTCCTCTCGCTGGGGCAGGGGCGCTTCAATTTCACGCGCGGCTGGCTGTTGCTTTTCGCGTTTGGCCTGCTGTGGGCCACGTTGCGTGCGCTGTGGGTGCGCCTGGAGGAGCCGCAGGGCGTGCGGCTTGCGCCCGAGGATGCGCCGCTGCTCTTCGAAGGGCTGGACCGGATCCGCCAGAAGATCGACGGACCGCCGGTCCACCATGTCTATCTCGACGGCGAGTTCAACGCCAGCATCCGGCAGTTGCCGCGCTTCGGCCTCTTCGGCGGCGCGGTCAACTACCTGAGCGTGGGACTGCCGCTGCTGATGGCGCTGGACCGGCGCCGGCTGCTGTCGGTGCTCGCCCACGAGTACGGCCACTTGCGCGGGAACCACGGCAAGCTGAGCGCCTGGATCTACCGAACGCGCCTGTCCTGGCTCAAGCTCGATGCCAATCTGCAGAACGACAGCGGCGTCGTGGCACTGGCCTCGCAGGCCTTCTTCCGCTGGTACTTCCCGCGCTTCGCCGCCAAGACCTTCGCGCTGGCGCGCCAGGACGAGTACGAGGCTGACCGCGTCTCGGCCCGCCTGCTCGGGCCCGGCGTGGCGGCCGCAGCGCTGACCGAGATCGCCGTCAAGAGCAACTGGTATGCGAACGAGTTCTGGCTCGCCCACTGGGCACGGGCGTCCGCGGAGGCGCTGCCGGCCGGCCCCTTCGCGTCGATGGAGGTGCAACTGATCGAGCCCGTTGCACCGGGCGTGGCACGCGAGGCGCTGCGCGGCGCGCTGCGGCGCGTGAGCGACATCGACGACACCCATCCGGTGCTGCGAGACCGGCTCGAGGCGCTCGACGAGAAGGCAGCGCTGCCGGCCTGGTCGGCGAAATCGGCGCTCGGCCTGCTGGCCGACCGGGCCCGCTGGATCGAGCATTTCGACGCCGACTGGCGGCGCGCGCATGCCGCTGACTGGAAGCAGCACCATGCCTACCTCCAGCGCGTGCGGCAGCGTGCGGGCGCCCTGGCGGCCGGTGCCGGGCGCAACAACGCGGACGAGATGGTCGAATGGGCCGATTGCGAGCGCCGTCTGGACGCCGGCGCCAACGTGCGCCGGCACTACGAGCGTGCCCTGCAGATCACGCCCGATCACCCGGGTGCCCTGCGGGGCCTGGCGCAGATGCTGCCGCCGAAGGACCGCACCGCCCGGCTCGCAGTGCTGCACCGGCTGCACGAGTCCAGCACCGCCAGCCGATGGTGGGCGGCGCGGAATGCGGTTGCGCTGCTCGAGGATCCCGATGCAGGTCCGCACGATGAGGCGTCACTCAAGCAATGGCGCGAGCGGATGAAGGCCGCGGAAGAAGCCGAGCAGCGCGCCTGGGAGGAGATCACGAGCACGCCGTTCTTCAGCCAGATCGCCCACCACGACCTGAACGACTTCGAGCTCGGCGAACTGCGGGCCGACCTGGTGCGCTGCAACGCCGTCGCGCGCGCATGGCTGGTGCGCAAGAACCTGCGCGAGTTCCCGTGGCGCCGCGCCTATGTGGTGTTCCTTGAGGTGCCCGGGCGGTCCGACGAGGAGCGCTGGAACCTGTGCCGCGAGCTCGAGCAGACATTGAGCCTGCCGGGTGCCGCGCTGGTGCTGTGGGCGGGGCATTCCCCGACGCTTGCGGAGATCGAGCAGCAGGCTTTCGCCCCCGTCTGGACGCGCACGGCCGGCTGA
- the rpmB gene encoding 50S ribosomal protein L28, producing the protein MARVCEVTGKGPMVGNNVSHANNKTKRRFLPNLQYRRFFVESENRWVRLRVSSAALRLIDKKGIDAVLADLRARGQA; encoded by the coding sequence ATGGCACGCGTATGCGAAGTCACGGGCAAGGGCCCGATGGTCGGAAACAACGTTTCCCACGCCAACAACAAAACCAAGCGCCGGTTCCTGCCGAACCTGCAATACCGCCGCTTCTTTGTCGAGAGCGAAAACCGCTGGGTGCGCCTGCGTGTTTCGAGCGCCGCGCTGCGCCTCATCGACAAGAAGGGCATTGACGCCGTGCTCGCGGACTTGCGTGCGCGCGGCCAAGCCTAA
- a CDS encoding RsmB/NOP family class I SAM-dependent RNA methyltransferase → MHPRALLEACADLVGLVLKFEHPADQVVSRYFREHRHLGPRERATLAETVYAVLRKKLLFDHLSPSGSGPKERRMAILGFYGPRDFLKSALSDVEKRWLDQCDGVKPEDLLERHRHNLPEWLVAPLKAQLGEGFWPLVQSLQQSAPLDLRVNALTDKRADVQKELALAGVQATVTPFSPWGLRIDGKPALAKLDAFARGAVEVQDEGSQLLALLLDAKRGEMVVDFCAGAGGKTLAIGATMRSTGRLYAFDTSAHRLDALKPRLARSKLSNVHPAAIAHERDERIKRLAGKIDRVLVDAPCSGLGTLRRNPDLKWRQSPKAIEELTAKQAAILQSAARLVKPGGRLIYATCSVLPEENEAIAEAFGAAHPEFEALDVAPLLGALKVADPENLCAGGEAGGRYLRLWPHRHSTDGFFAAVWQRK, encoded by the coding sequence ATGCATCCCCGAGCCCTCCTCGAGGCCTGCGCCGACCTGGTCGGCCTGGTCCTCAAATTCGAACATCCCGCCGACCAGGTCGTCTCCCGCTACTTCCGCGAGCATCGCCATCTGGGGCCGCGCGAGCGCGCCACGCTGGCCGAGACGGTCTACGCCGTGCTGCGCAAGAAGCTGCTGTTCGACCATCTGTCGCCCTCGGGCAGCGGACCGAAGGAGCGGCGCATGGCGATCCTCGGCTTTTACGGGCCGCGTGACTTCCTCAAGAGCGCGCTCAGCGACGTTGAGAAGCGCTGGCTCGACCAGTGCGATGGCGTCAAGCCCGAGGACCTGTTGGAGCGCCATCGCCACAACCTGCCGGAGTGGCTGGTCGCGCCGCTGAAGGCGCAGTTAGGCGAAGGCTTCTGGCCGCTGGTGCAAAGCCTGCAGCAGTCCGCGCCGCTGGATCTCCGGGTCAACGCGCTGACCGACAAGCGAGCCGATGTGCAGAAGGAGCTGGCGCTGGCCGGCGTCCAGGCCACCGTCACACCCTTCTCGCCCTGGGGGCTGCGCATCGACGGCAAGCCGGCGCTCGCCAAGCTCGACGCCTTTGCCCGCGGCGCAGTCGAGGTGCAGGACGAAGGCTCTCAACTGCTGGCCCTGCTGCTCGACGCCAAGCGCGGCGAAATGGTGGTCGATTTCTGCGCTGGTGCCGGCGGCAAGACGCTCGCGATCGGCGCAACCATGCGCAGCACCGGGCGGCTCTATGCCTTCGACACCTCGGCGCACCGGCTCGACGCGCTCAAGCCGCGGCTGGCGCGCAGCAAGCTGTCGAACGTGCATCCCGCGGCGATCGCCCATGAGCGCGACGAACGCATCAAGCGCCTGGCGGGGAAGATCGACCGGGTGCTGGTGGACGCGCCCTGCTCGGGCCTGGGCACATTGCGCCGCAATCCGGACCTCAAATGGCGGCAGTCGCCCAAGGCCATCGAAGAGCTGACCGCCAAGCAGGCCGCGATCCTGCAGAGCGCCGCGCGGCTGGTGAAGCCCGGGGGGCGCTTGATCTATGCCACCTGCAGCGTGCTGCCGGAGGAGAACGAGGCCATTGCCGAGGCCTTCGGCGCCGCCCATCCGGAATTCGAGGCCCTCGATGTCGCGCCGCTGCTCGGCGCCCTGAAGGTGGCCGATCCCGAGAACCTCTGCGCTGGCGGCGAAGCCGGGGGGCGTTATCTGCGGCTTTGGCCGCATCGTCATTCCACCGACGGCTTTTTTGCCGCAGTCTGGCAGCGGAAATAG
- a CDS encoding Crp/Fnr family transcriptional regulator — MSMLSNLELLRRVPLFAALTPAQSASIADAIVKKRFKRAEVVVEQGKKSDALYIILTGRARVMSTDSRGREVILATLHPGDYIGEMSMIDDEPHSATVRTEVQTDVLMLGREAFARCLPENSSMSYNIMRGLVSRLRHADRKIESLALMDVYGRVARSLLEFAVDDGAGNLKVRDKISRQDLAKMVGASREMVSRVMKDLEERGFVQTQPDGSMIVKERLSSLA; from the coding sequence ATGTCGATGCTGTCCAATCTTGAATTGCTCCGCCGCGTGCCGCTGTTTGCTGCGCTCACGCCGGCTCAATCGGCGAGCATCGCTGATGCGATCGTGAAGAAGCGCTTCAAGCGCGCCGAAGTGGTTGTCGAGCAGGGAAAGAAGTCGGATGCGCTCTACATCATCCTCACGGGCCGCGCGCGCGTGATGAGCACAGACAGCCGCGGGCGCGAGGTCATCCTCGCGACGCTGCACCCGGGCGACTACATCGGCGAGATGAGCATGATCGACGACGAGCCGCACTCGGCCACGGTGCGCACCGAGGTCCAGACCGACGTGCTGATGCTCGGTCGCGAGGCCTTCGCCCGCTGCCTGCCCGAGAACTCCTCGATGTCCTACAACATCATGCGCGGCCTGGTCTCGCGGCTGCGCCATGCCGATCGCAAGATCGAATCGCTGGCCCTCATGGACGTCTACGGCCGCGTGGCGCGCTCGCTGCTCGAATTCGCGGTGGACGACGGCGCGGGCAACCTCAAGGTGCGTGACAAGATCTCGCGCCAGGACCTGGCCAAGATGGTCGGCGCCTCGCGCGAGATGGTCAGCCGTGTCATGAAGGACCTTGAGGAACGAGGCTTCGTCCAGACGCAGCCCGATGGCTCCATGATCGTCAAGGAACGCCTCTCATCGCTTGCCTGA
- the rpmG gene encoding 50S ribosomal protein L33, with translation MATSKGGREKIKLESTAGTGHFYTTSKNKKTMPEKMSIMKFDPKARKHVEYKEIKLK, from the coding sequence ATGGCAACGAGCAAAGGCGGACGCGAAAAGATCAAGCTGGAATCCACCGCGGGTACCGGCCATTTCTACACCACCAGCAAGAACAAGAAGACGATGCCCGAAAAGATGTCGATCATGAAGTTCGACCCGAAGGCACGCAAGCACGTCGAATATAAGGAAATCAAGCTGAAGTAA
- a CDS encoding replication-associated recombination protein A: MAPTSHQPLAERLRPKTLGEVIGQRHLLGPGMPLRIAFESGQPHSCILWGPPGTGKTTIARLMADAFDAQFLSISAVLGGVKDIRDAVERATAARDGLEQRRTIVFVDEVHRFNKSQQDAFLPHVESGLFTFIGATTENPSFEVNSALLSRAAVYVLKSLTEEDLRQIVVRAQDIQAVPAIEPKAVERLVAYADGDARRLLNTLETLSVAAAAEKRDDIGDDWLVRVLGERMRRYDKGGEQFYDTISALHKSVRGSDPDAALYWFVRMLDGGADPRYMARRLVRMASEDIGLADPRALRLALDAAEVYERLGSPEGELALAECVLYLAIAPKSNAVYQAYNEVRAFIQQDGTRPVPLHLRNAPTRLMKQLDYGKGYRYAHDEEGGFAAGERYLPDGMEPREPFYRPVERGLEIRIGEKLRDLRKRNEDAGR; encoded by the coding sequence ATGGCTCCGACCTCTCATCAACCCCTGGCCGAGCGCCTGCGCCCCAAGACCCTGGGCGAGGTCATCGGCCAGCGGCACCTGCTCGGCCCGGGCATGCCGTTGCGCATCGCCTTCGAATCGGGCCAGCCGCATTCCTGCATCCTGTGGGGCCCGCCCGGCACCGGCAAGACCACCATCGCGCGGCTGATGGCCGATGCCTTCGATGCGCAGTTCCTCAGCATCAGCGCGGTGCTCGGCGGCGTGAAGGATATCCGCGACGCGGTCGAGCGCGCGACTGCCGCGCGCGACGGCCTGGAGCAGCGCCGCACCATCGTTTTCGTCGACGAGGTGCACCGCTTCAACAAAAGTCAGCAGGACGCCTTCCTGCCCCACGTGGAATCGGGCCTGTTCACCTTCATTGGTGCCACCACCGAGAATCCGTCCTTCGAGGTCAACTCGGCGCTGCTGTCGCGCGCAGCGGTGTATGTGCTGAAGTCGCTGACCGAGGAGGATCTGCGCCAGATCGTCGTCCGGGCACAGGACATCCAGGCCGTGCCCGCCATCGAGCCGAAGGCGGTGGAGCGGCTCGTGGCTTACGCGGACGGCGATGCACGCCGGCTGCTCAACACGCTCGAAACCCTCTCCGTTGCCGCCGCTGCCGAGAAGCGAGACGACATCGGCGACGACTGGCTGGTGCGCGTGCTCGGGGAGCGCATGCGCCGCTACGACAAAGGCGGTGAGCAGTTCTACGACACCATCTCCGCGCTCCACAAGTCGGTGCGCGGAAGCGACCCCGATGCAGCGCTCTACTGGTTCGTGCGCATGCTCGATGGCGGCGCCGACCCGCGCTACATGGCGCGCCGGCTGGTGCGCATGGCCAGCGAGGACATAGGCCTGGCCGATCCGCGCGCGCTGCGACTTGCGCTCGACGCGGCCGAGGTCTACGAGCGCCTGGGCTCGCCCGAGGGTGAGCTGGCGCTAGCCGAGTGCGTGCTCTACCTCGCGATCGCGCCCAAGTCGAATGCGGTCTACCAGGCCTACAACGAGGTCCGTGCCTTCATCCAGCAGGACGGAACGCGCCCCGTGCCGCTGCATCTGCGCAACGCGCCGACGCGGCTCATGAAGCAGCTCGACTACGGCAAGGGCTATCGCTACGCGCACGACGAGGAAGGCGGCTTCGCGGCCGGCGAGCGCTACCTGCCCGACGGCATGGAGCCTCGGGAGCCCTTCTACCGGCCGGTGGAGCGCGGACTCGAGATCCGCATCGGCGAGAAACTACGAGATTTGCGCAAGCGCAACGAAGACGCGGGCCGTTGA
- the trxB gene encoding thioredoxin-disulfide reductase: MSSSPRHAKVLILGSGPAGYTAAVYAARANLQPMLITGIAQGGQLMTTTEVDNWPADVHGVQGPDLMQRFLEHAERFKTEIVFDHINKVDLSKRPFTLTGDSGTYTCDSLVIATGASAKYLGLDSEQHFMGRGVSGCATCDGFFYREQEVCVIGGGNTAVEEALYLSNIASKVTLVHRRDKFRAEPILIDKLHEKVKEGKIELKLHSTLDEVLGDDSGVTGIRLKNTQTGATEQVDLKGCFIAIGHHPNTDIFQGQLEMKDGYILTRSGLQGFATMTSIPGVFAAGDVQDHVYRQAITSAGTGCMAALDAQRFLEQDGTL, encoded by the coding sequence ATGTCGTCCTCTCCACGCCACGCGAAGGTACTCATTCTGGGCTCGGGCCCTGCCGGATATACCGCTGCAGTCTATGCGGCGCGCGCCAATCTGCAGCCCATGCTCATCACCGGCATCGCCCAGGGCGGTCAACTCATGACCACCACCGAGGTCGACAACTGGCCGGCCGACGTGCATGGCGTCCAGGGGCCGGATCTGATGCAGCGGTTCCTGGAGCATGCCGAGCGCTTCAAGACGGAAATCGTCTTCGACCACATCAACAAGGTCGACCTGAGCAAGCGCCCGTTCACGCTGACCGGCGACAGCGGCACCTACACCTGCGATTCGCTGGTGATCGCCACCGGCGCCTCCGCCAAGTACCTCGGCCTCGACTCGGAGCAGCACTTCATGGGACGCGGCGTTTCCGGCTGCGCGACCTGCGACGGCTTCTTCTACCGCGAGCAGGAAGTGTGCGTGATCGGCGGCGGCAACACCGCCGTGGAGGAGGCGCTCTACCTTTCGAACATCGCGAGCAAGGTCACGCTGGTGCATCGTCGCGACAAGTTCCGCGCCGAGCCGATCCTGATCGACAAGCTCCATGAGAAAGTCAAGGAAGGCAAGATCGAACTGAAACTGCACAGCACGCTGGACGAGGTGCTCGGCGATGATTCGGGCGTGACCGGCATCCGGCTGAAGAACACCCAGACGGGAGCGACCGAGCAGGTCGACCTCAAGGGCTGCTTTATTGCGATCGGCCACCACCCGAATACCGACATCTTCCAGGGTCAACTGGAGATGAAAGACGGCTACATCCTCACCCGCTCGGGCCTGCAGGGCTTCGCGACCATGACCAGCATCCCGGGTGTCTTCGCGGCCGGGGACGTGCAGGACCATGTGTACCGCCAGGCGATCACCAGCGCCGGCACCGGCTGTATGGCGGCGCTGGATGCCCAGCGCTTCCTGGAGCAGGACGGAACTCTCTGA
- the lolA gene encoding outer membrane lipoprotein chaperone LolA: MLLKKIPLVAFCVMAAGGAWAGGMESLEAFVKNAKSGRAEFTQTVTAPPKEGQPSRAKVSSGTFEFQRPGKFKFDYKKPFAQSIVADGETLWLYDADLNQVTQRKQSQALGSTPAALIASAPDLRALHADFTLEGTPERDGLQWVKASPKNKDGQLQNVQIGFQGDALASLEILDSFGQRSVLKFSKVEVNPPLPASTFQFKAPAGADVIRQ, from the coding sequence ATGCTGTTGAAGAAGATACCGCTTGTCGCCTTTTGCGTGATGGCCGCCGGCGGCGCGTGGGCCGGCGGCATGGAAAGTCTCGAAGCCTTCGTCAAGAACGCGAAATCGGGCCGCGCCGAGTTCACCCAGACGGTGACCGCGCCGCCAAAGGAGGGCCAGCCCTCGCGCGCCAAGGTGTCGAGCGGCACCTTCGAATTCCAGCGGCCTGGCAAGTTCAAGTTCGACTACAAGAAGCCTTTTGCGCAAAGCATCGTGGCCGACGGCGAGACGCTCTGGCTCTACGACGCCGACCTGAACCAGGTCACGCAGCGCAAGCAATCCCAGGCGCTGGGCTCGACCCCGGCGGCGCTGATCGCTTCCGCGCCCGATCTGCGTGCCTTGCATGCCGATTTCACGCTCGAGGGCACCCCCGAACGCGACGGCCTCCAATGGGTCAAGGCCAGCCCGAAGAACAAGGACGGCCAGCTGCAGAACGTGCAGATCGGCTTCCAGGGCGACGCCCTGGCCTCGCTCGAGATTCTCGACAGCTTCGGCCAGAGGTCGGTGCTGAAGTTCAGCAAGGTCGAGGTGAATCCGCCGCTGCCCGCGAGCACTTTCCAGTTCAAGGCGCCGGCCGGTGCCGACGTGATTCGGCAATAG